GGCTGTCGAAGTCCTGGTAGCGCCCCACACTGCCGACGATCTTCTCCAGAGGTACGCTGCAGATGCCGCGGTCCACATGATCGAAGGCCCCCTCGCATTCCTGGTTCTCCCGGAAGCACTTGGCCTGGCTGTTTTTCCTGCCGGACCGCATTTTTTTAACGAGATTCGCAAAGCTACCCATGGTCCACCTCCAGAAGATGCCAGGCAAAGGCGTTGATCACCTGCGTGTCGCCCACCTGCGTCACCCGCTGAGACGGATCGGTAAAATGGGCGTGAATGTGGCCGTGAATGAAATAGCGCGGCTTGAACCGGGCGATGAGCTTGATGAAGCTTTTAAAGCCCCGATGGCAGCGGTCTTCGGCGTCGTTGATGTGACGGGGCGGGGCATGGGTGACCACAATATCCACGCCGCCGCCGAACCAGAGTCCCGGCAGCATGCACCAGATCATTCTCCGCATCTGGTAATCCCGGTACTGAATCGGACCGCCGTTGTACCAGCGCGATCCCTCCAGGCCCATAAACCAGAGGCCGTTGAAAACAACACGGCGCTGATGGATGTTCAGGCACCCGACGGGAGGAGCGGACCGGTAGCGGATATCGTGGTTGCCGCGCACGTAAAACAGCGGCACGTCCAGTTTTTCCCGGATGGCGGAAAGATATTCCGGCGGCAGGTCACCGCAACTGAGGATCAGGTCCGCATCGCGAAACCGCCGGACATCGATGCGATCGGACAATTCCGGGACGACAATATCGGATATGGCAAGAATTTTCATGAAAATGGTTGCTTTTCAACTCCCGGAACGGATCGCACCGGTCAATTCGTGCATGGCGAAGGCCGGCCATGTGTGTGTGAGCTCCTGCCCACGTTAACATTCTTTTTACTCTTTTCGCCCCAGGTTGTAAACGGTGCAATCCGTCTGGAAGGGGCTGCCAACCGGCCACCGGAATTCAAACCGCAACAAATCCGGGGCCGTTTTCCTCCGGGGTCAACCTTTCTTTCGCAGGCCCAACCATCGGCTTGCATTTCAGCCCGCTCTCTGATAGGTGACTGATATGTCAGTTACACCTCCGGAAGAGAGCGAGACCCGTCAACGGCTGGTGGCAGCGGCCGTCGATCTGTTTCACGAAAACGGCTATCAGAAAACCCGCGTCTCCGATATCGTGGCACGAACCGGTGTCTCCCAGGGAACCTTTTACCTCTATTTCAGGTCCAAGGAAGCTATTTTCCTGCATATCTGTGAGGTATTCACCCAGCGGCTGACCCGTTTGTTCGTCACCGGCACCCAAGGGCTGTTCGAGGGAGACAATGCCGTTGCCATTGAAGGCAACCTGAGGCGGCTGGTCCGCAAAGTCTTCAACCTCTACCGTGAGGATCTGGCGGTGGCCGAACTGCTTTTCCGCGAAGGCATCGGCAACGGCGGCATCTTCAAAAAGATATACGAAGGCCTGCTCACCACTTTCGTCACCCTGATCCGCCGGCAGCTGGAAATCGGCTGCGACAAAAAACTGGTGAGCATTGAAGATCCGGAAGCGGCGGCCGTCTTTCTTTTCGGGATGGTGGAACGCGGACTGCTGTATTACCTGCAAGTACGCGAATCCGTGGATCTGGATCATCTGGAGGACCAGGTGGTCGCTTTCATTCTTCACGGCATTGGATTCAATAACCGTTGGCAAACCCCCTGATTTTTTTTCTGCTCAATATGACTGATACGTCAGTTATTTTATTATCAGCCATTTAGAGCGATATATTTTGCTGATTATTTAGATAGTTGAACAAATATTAGGACTGACTGATACGTCAGTCGACCATAACAGCAACCCTTGTAATGCGAACCGCTGCGATTGCGCTACAGCATCCGGGAGACTGTGCCATGCGCCTGCTGAACCGCTACATCCACTGGGTTCTGGTCCATCCGAAAACCGTTATCACATTGTGCCTGCTGATTACGCTGGCCCTTTCAACGGGCATTGCCCGCTTGCGCTTCGACACGTCGGTGGAATCGTTTCTGCCAAAAAAAGACCCGGCCTATTCCTTCTATCAACATGTCAAAACCGTATACGGAGAGGTCGACACCTTCGTAGTGTTGTCCATTGGCCGGGAAAATTTGCTTTCCCACGAGAGCCTTGCCGCCATGGAAGACCTCCTGGAGGACATTGAGGCGTACCAATACCCCGACGTGGAACAAAACCGGCAGCGCCTGTCGCGTCTGGATGCGCTGCTGAGCGATGCCGGGATTAGCCGCGAGCGGTTGCTGAAGGCGTTCGAAGACGACCCGGTATTCCATCGTCTTTTGCTTCGCAAGTGCCGCAACTGTCTTCCCGCATCCGAAGGCCCCGTAACGGCCAAACAAAGAAAACGGCTTCGCACGGCCATTGCCGCCGCCATGGATCTTCAGGAACGCAAGCTCATTGACGAAATCCTTTCCCTGTTCACCACCCGCGATATTTCCGGTGCCGACGACACCCTGCGCGCCGTGGATCTCATCGACCGGGACGCATCCGGAAAACGCCGGCTGCCCCGAACCGAAACCGAGCGGATTTCCCTGGTCCGGCGGCTCGAACGCAACCCGGCCTTCGAACGGGGACTCTTCGCCAAAGATCCGGCAAGCGGCCGGATCTCCGATTTCGGTTTTTTCCTGCGTTTCGTGAACATGCCCTCCCACGATACCATCGCCCGGGAGATGCTGGAGATTGCCGACAGCCACACCGAACTTCAAATCATCACCCACGGCCAGCCCATCGTCTACACACGGATCAACGACTACATGCGGGCCGACCTCATGCGTCTCATCCCCCTGGTGATGCTGGTGGCCGCCATCGTTTTTGCCATCAACTTCCGCAGCGTGATCGGGGTGTTCCTGCCCCTGGCCACCCTGGCCATGGTGAACGCCTGCATCCTGGGGCTCATGGGGCATCTGGGCGTCGAGATCACCACCGTGGGGGTTTCCCTGCCGGTCCTGATGATCGCTATCGGCAGCTCCTATTCCATTCACATGCTCAACCAGTACTACGCCGATGGATCCCGTATTGAAAAAATGGGGAAACTCCAGGGACTGGAACACAGCATGTCCCACATCGCCCTCACGGTCTGGCTCACGGGCCTGACGACCTTCGTGGCCTTCATGACCCTGGGCAGCCACCGCCTTTCGGCCATCCGCGATTGGGGAATTTTTTCGGCCATCGGCGTCATGTTTTCCGTCTTCATCACGCTGTCCCTGATACCGGCAGGCCTGGTGCTGATCCCCCACCGACCGCCGAAAGGGCGGGAATCTGGACACCCCGGGTTCCGGTTTTCGTTCACCAACTTTATCCTTAAAGCCATGATCAGAGGCACCACCCGCCACAGCCGTGCGTTAATCATTACAGTGGCCGTCATCCTTGCCGTTTCCATGGTCGGGATCACCCGTCTGGCGGTGGAAACCGAATTTCTCCACTACTTCAAAAAAGACGACCGGGTCCGCAGCACCGCCGGCGTCATTGGGGAGAAATTCAAAGGACGCTGGGGCTTCAATATCCTTATCGATTCCGGCGCAACGGACGGGGTTCTCTCGGCCCGCTTTCTCAATGCGGTGGAAGATTTGAGAACCTGGCTGGTGGATCCGGCAAACGGCCTTTACATCGGCCGCACCGACGCGTTCGGCGATACTATCAAAACCATGCATATGGCCATGAACAACGATGATCCGGCCTTTTATCGCATACCGGATAGCG
This window of the uncultured Desulfosarcina sp. genome carries:
- a CDS encoding metallophosphoesterase, whose amino-acid sequence is MKILAISDIVVPELSDRIDVRRFRDADLILSCGDLPPEYLSAIREKLDVPLFYVRGNHDIRYRSAPPVGCLNIHQRRVVFNGLWFMGLEGSRWYNGGPIQYRDYQMRRMIWCMLPGLWFGGGVDIVVTHAPPRHINDAEDRCHRGFKSFIKLIARFKPRYFIHGHIHAHFTDPSQRVTQVGDTQVINAFAWHLLEVDHG
- a CDS encoding TetR/AcrR family transcriptional regulator: MSVTPPEESETRQRLVAAAVDLFHENGYQKTRVSDIVARTGVSQGTFYLYFRSKEAIFLHICEVFTQRLTRLFVTGTQGLFEGDNAVAIEGNLRRLVRKVFNLYREDLAVAELLFREGIGNGGIFKKIYEGLLTTFVTLIRRQLEIGCDKKLVSIEDPEAAAVFLFGMVERGLLYYLQVRESVDLDHLEDQVVAFILHGIGFNNRWQTP
- a CDS encoding MMPL family transporter; protein product: MRLLNRYIHWVLVHPKTVITLCLLITLALSTGIARLRFDTSVESFLPKKDPAYSFYQHVKTVYGEVDTFVVLSIGRENLLSHESLAAMEDLLEDIEAYQYPDVEQNRQRLSRLDALLSDAGISRERLLKAFEDDPVFHRLLLRKCRNCLPASEGPVTAKQRKRLRTAIAAAMDLQERKLIDEILSLFTTRDISGADDTLRAVDLIDRDASGKRRLPRTETERISLVRRLERNPAFERGLFAKDPASGRISDFGFFLRFVNMPSHDTIAREMLEIADSHTELQIITHGQPIVYTRINDYMRADLMRLIPLVMLVAAIVFAINFRSVIGVFLPLATLAMVNACILGLMGHLGVEITTVGVSLPVLMIAIGSSYSIHMLNQYYADGSRIEKMGKLQGLEHSMSHIALTVWLTGLTTFVAFMTLGSHRLSAIRDWGIFSAIGVMFSVFITLSLIPAGLVLIPHRPPKGRESGHPGFRFSFTNFILKAMIRGTTRHSRALIITVAVILAVSMVGITRLAVETEFLHYFKKDDRVRSTAGVIGEKFKGRWGFNILIDSGATDGVLSARFLNAVEDLRTWLVDPANGLYIGRTDAFGDTIKTMHMAMNNDDPAFYRIPDSDMEIVDYLEIYVDDDRNSDGRADRFEATVDPNFREVNILARLHRAGGDMIGTGDLKRIFAAVSAHLAATLPDPYTFRITGHPGILITSAGYIVNGQLQSLALSLAVIWIVVVALLKNVKAGLMALIPMSTAVIINFGIMGWFGIRLDIATSIIAAITIGIGVDDTIHFINTYRFFRTRGMDRDATIRATLELAGKAILFTSFALIFGFSVMGFSKFKPLVLFGILMSITMIATTVGALLLLPSAIKRFGIDVDKGAKKVRTVRLSSRQEV